A window from Coturnix japonica isolate 7356 unplaced genomic scaffold, Coturnix japonica 2.1 chrUnrandom579, whole genome shotgun sequence encodes these proteins:
- the ALKBH7 gene encoding alpha-ketoglutarate-dependent dioxygenase alkB homolog 7, mitochondrial, translating into MRLLPVRHFRFSPLRCGLAAPPEVSAFFPSGLLPGGVPAPFPVPGLLRASSPALRQRLNRSVAVFESFVTPEEETELLRDAERALRRKPYQDGHWDGAISCFREAELCVWSPRSLLVLQRMAAAFPTSRPPTEYGHVLDIAERGEVRAHVDSVKFCGCTIVGLSLLSAAVMRLRGLRDPHEWVELLLEPRSLYVLRSEARYGFTHEILGGAESFFGSLHVPRRRRLAIIRRNTPQLMTPN; encoded by the exons ATGCGGCTGCTTCCGGTGCGGCACTTCCGGTTCTCTCCGCTCCGTTGCGGCCTAGCTGCTCCGCCGGAAGTTTCGGCCTTTTTCCCTTCGGGTTTACTTCCGGGTGGTGTCCCCGCTCCGTTTCCGGTTCCGGGGTTACTCCGGGCCTCCAGCCCCGCGTTACGGCAGCGGTTGAACCGGTCGGTCGCCGTTTTCGAGTCGTTCGTGACCCCGGAAGAGGAAACGGAGCTGCTGAGGGACGCGGAACGAGCGTTGAGGAGGAAACCGTACCAAGATGGCCACTGGGATGGG GCCATTTCCTGTTTCCGGGAGGcggagctgtgtgtgtggtCTCCCCGTTCCCTGTTGGTGCTGCAGCGAATGGCGGCTGCGTTTCCAACATCGCGGCCACCCACAGAGTATGGACACGTGCTGGACATCGCGGAACGGGGGGAGGTCAGGGCACACGTGGACAGTGTGAAG TTCTGTGGCTGCACCATTGTGGGTCTGTCTCTTCTCTCTGCCGCCGTGATGCGGCTGCGGGGCCTGCGGGACCCACACGAGTGGGTCGAGCTGCTGCTGGAACCGAGGTCCCTGTATGTGCTGCG ctctgagGCTCGCTATGGGTTCACCCACGAGATTTTGGGGGGGGCTGAATCCTTCTTCGGGTCCCTCCACGTCCCCAGGCGGCGCCGCCTGGCCATCATCCGCCGCAAC ACCCCCCAATTAATGACCCCCAACTAA
- the GTF2F1 gene encoding general transcription factor IIF subunit 1, giving the protein MAAPGMASLGSSSQVVTEYVVRVPRSTTKRYNIMAFNAADKVNISTWHQARMERDLSSRRLYQEEELPESGAGSEFHRRIRDEARRRKLGITIKPFRAEEQPWLLRVNGKGGRRRNKVLNHFSIMQQRRLRDHGEEEEEEKERQAKKGGELRIHDLEDDLELSSDGSDGSDPDDEKPRPRSKPPQEQKKKQQQKKKKRRGSDDDEAFEDSDDGDFEGQEVDYTHVRSRSRSGTGPLPPVVRREVQLTEDAVRRYLARKPMTTKDLLKKFPARRTALSSEQTVNALAQILKRLNPERKVIGDKMHFFLKE; this is encoded by the exons ATGGCTGCCCCAGGGATGGCCTCGCTG GGCTCCAGCAGTCAGGTGGTGACTGAGTACGTGGTGCGCGTCCC taggagCACCACGAAGCGGTACAACATCATGGCCTTCAATGCTGCCGACAAGGTCAACATCAGCACCTGGCACCAG GCCCGCATGGAGCGTGACCTGAGCAGCCGCCGTCTGTACCAGGAGGAGGAGCTGCCCGAGAGCGGGGCAGGCAGCGAGTTCCACCGCAGGATCCGGGACGAGGCCAGGAGGAGGAAACTGGGCATCACCATAAAGCCCTTCAGGGCCGAGGAACAGCCCTGGCTGCTCAGAGTCAATGGCAAGGGGGGCAGAAG GAGGAACAAGGTGCTGAACCACTTCAGCATCATGCAGCAGCGGCGGCTGCGGGACCAcggcgaggaggaggaggaggagaaggagaggcaGGCCAAGAAGGGGGGAGAGCTGCGCATCCACGACCTGGAGGACGACCTGGAGCTCAGCTCCGACGGCTCCGACGGCTCCGACCCCGACG ATGAGAAGCCCCGTCCGCGCTCGAAGCCGCCCCAGGAGcagaagaagaagcagcagcagaagaagaagaagcgCCGCGGGTCCGACGACGACGAGGCCTTTGAGGACAGCGACGACGGCGACTTCGAGGGGCAGGAGGTGGATTACACACATGTCAGATCGCGGTCCAGGTCGGGGAcggg CCCATTGCCCCCCGTTGTCCGCAGGGAGGTGCAGCTGACGGAGGACGCCGTGCGCCGTTACCTGGCTCGGAAGCCGATGACGACCAAGGATCTATTGAAGAAGTTCCCGGCGCGACGCACGGCGCTCAGCTCCGAACAGACCGTGAATGCGTTGGCTCAGATCCTAAAGAGGCTGAACCCAGAGAGGAAAGTGATAGGGGACAAGATGCACTTCTTCCTTAAGGAGTAA
- the LOC107307396 gene encoding uncharacterized histidine-rich protein DDB_G0274557-like, whose product MATTTARPSQAYSIIERHRDQNQNQNRNQNRNRNHNSPHWYHTDTEHHQNQPYWYHQPYLNQPYRNQPYWYHQPHCQPYRNQPHSQPYRNQPYRNQPHWYHWTHHSQPYQSQPHSQPYRNQPHWYRQPHSQPYRNQPHSHPYQNQPHSQPYRNQPYWYHQPHSQPYWNQPHNQPYQNQPH is encoded by the exons ATGGCAACGACGACGGCGCGGCCTAGTCAGGCCTA CTCCATCATAGAGCGACACCgggaccagaaccagaaccagaaccggaaccagaaccggaaccggaaccaCAACAGCCCCCATTGGTACCATACAGACACCG AGCACCACCAGAACCAGCCCTATTGGTACCACCAGCCCTACCTGAACCAGCCCTACCGGAACCAGCCCTACTGGTACCACCAGCCCCATTGCCAGCCCTACCGGaaccagccccatagccagcccTACCGGAACCAGCCCTACCGGAACCAGCCCCATTGGTATCACTGGACCCATCATAGCCAGCCCTACCAgagccagccccatagccagcccTACCGGAACCAGCCTCACTGGTACCgccagccccatagccagcccTACAGGAACCAACCCCATAGCCATCCCTACCAGAACCAACCCCATAGCCAGCCCTACCGGAACCAGCCTTACTGGTaccaccagccccatagccagcccTACTGgaaccagccccataaccagccctACCAGAACCAGCCCCACTGA